The Clostridium beijerinckii genomic sequence CAGAGATATGGTTGGAGATATACATTCATATTCAAGGTTATTAACAGAATCAAGTGAAAAACTAGATAAAATAGTAAGTAATATAAATCAAAGAATAGTGGAAGTTAATTCATCTACTAAATCAATATCGAGTGAAGTTGAACAATTAAGTGAGATTTCTCAAAATGTTAATAAATCAACATTTGATATAAAAACAGTGGTTTCAGGATTAAATCAAATAGCTATAAAAGATAGTAAGTCAGCAGAAGTAATAAGATGCAAGGCTGTTAAAGTTAAAGAAAAAGGAGAAAGAGCGGCTCAGAAAGCAAGGGAAATCTGCGAAGAAAAGATTTATACTATTACAAATGCGATTGATCAAGGAAAGGTAGTTAGAGATATAAAGATAATGGCAGATGTAATAGCGAGCGTATCAGAGCAAACAAACCTATTAGCACTTAATGCATCTATAGAGGCCGCAAGAGCTGGAAATCAAGGGAAAGGCTTTGCTGTGGTTGCTGACGAGATAATGAAACTTGCAGAGCAAAGCAAAGAAACTGTTAACGAAATAAAAGATGTTATTAATGAAGTCCAAGAAGCATTCAATAATCTGAGTAATTATAGCAAGGACTTACTGACTTTTTTAGAGAATGATGTTTATAGTGATTATGATTTACTGATTCAGACTGCGACAAGTTATGAAAGTGATTCTGAATTGATTACTAAGATGGCAGAAGAAGTCAAAAATACAAGTGTAACAATTCAAAAGATCATAATGGAGATAACAAGGGGAATTAATGTAGTTAGTGTAAATTCAATGGAAGCAGCTAACAAGTCACAGGATATACAAAAGAATGTGAATGGAGTAACTAACCAAGTGCAAGTTATTGTTAATGCCATAAGGGAACAAATGAAAATAGCAGAAGAACTTAAATCTGTGATTAATATATATAAAATATAGAGTCAAAATGTATAATATGTTAGTATTTATATAAAGATAACTCAAAACTAAAAAGTTAGGGGTCTATATATGAATGATAAAAACTCTAGGATCAGCCATGGAGAAACATACATAAGAGATAAGAAGAAAAATAATTATTTAAAATATATAACTTTTATATTGGTAACTATATTAGTCTTAACTAGTTCATTAATTTATTTAAAGTATAGAGAAGGATTAAGCGATAAAAAAAATACAGCCAACGATAAAGTAAATGGAGAAACTGATAAGTCAATTGATGATGACAAGTATAAAACTAATCAACTCAAAGAACCAATAAAGAAAACGATTGTTATTTCTTTCGCAGGGGACTTCACTTTAGGGACTGATACTAAATTTCCTTATGATGGTAGTCTAACAGCAGCGTTTATAGGTAGTGGAAAGAATTACTCTTATTTCATGCAAAATGTATCGAGCATATTTAGTAAAGATGACTATACATTAGTGAATTTAGAAACTACATTTACAGATTCCAAAGATAAAGCACATAAAGATGGAGAAGTATTTTATAATTTTAAAGGACCTAAGGAATATGTTAATATTCTTACTAACGGATCAATAGAAGGTGTTACGATAGCAAATAATCATATTTATGATTATGGAAAGCAAGGGATAAATGATACGATTAATACTTTAAAAGAAAAGAATATTGATATATGTGGTGAAGGATATAAAATCTTAAAGGATATTCAAGGAATAAAATTTGGATTTTTAGGGTATACAGGTTGGGAATATTCTAATAATTTAAAATCTAAAATAATAAGCGATATTAGTGAGTTAAGAAAGCAGGGAGCAGAAGTTGTTATTCCATACTTTCATTGGGGAGTAGAGAGAAAATATGAACCAGATGATGTTCAAAAAAGTTTAGCTAGATTTTCTATAGATAATGGAGCTAATGCGGTTATTGGTTCTCATCCACATGTAATTGAAAGTATGGAAAATTATAAGGGGAGATTTATAGCATATTCCATGGGAAACTTTTGTTTTGGAGGAAATTCTAATCCATCAGATAAAAGAACTTTTATACTTCAAATTAAAGTTAATATTGAAGATGATAAATTATCTGGTCTTGAATATAAAGTAATTCCAGCAATGATTTCTTCAAGAAATGATAAAAATGATTATATTCCAACTTTAGCAGGTGGTGAGAGTAAGACTAGTATATTAAGGAAATTAAATGAATTATCGCCGACGCTAAATGGGAATATTAAAGATGAGTTTTTTCAAATTAAATAGAGTTTTTATTGTTAACAAATATAAAAGGCTGCTTTGGAATAATTATTTCTAAAGTGGTCCCATTGTCAAGGACATTTATAAAAAAAGGCATTAGATTTTAAATCTAAATCATGTATTTTATCCGTAAGGAGGAGATGCAGAAAAGATGAGCCAACATTGAATCCTTTGGATTTGATGTTGGTTCATCTTAATAGCTAACTGTATCTTGTATTATTATGATAAATAGAAAATTTATAGAAAACTTAAATACTTTCAAGGAATCTATGTTAAGTGATGATATTCCCTCTTATGTTATTCGTTATTGCGAACAGCTTAATGAAGTGAAGTGGATATGGTTTTATGTACAAATGATGGAAGCTGTGATAATTACAGAAGAACTTGACTATCTGTTTTATGTGCTGAAATGGATTTTAAAAACCGATTTCCATGACCTCGCATATGAAATGTATTTCTATGACATGATCAATCCAGAGTGTAGTTCTGAATCACTGATTAAGGATGAATACCGGGCTATGTATAGCCAACGTTACCATACCCAGTTCATGGAAGACCTGTCTGTTCATCGTTGAGCGGATGCTTTCCAGTTATTATATATTCTGCATATTGATTTGGTGCCAGCTTCGCTAGTTTCCACTGATAACGTTCATTATTATAATAGTCCATATAATTATCAATTTCATTGCAAAGTTCATCGTAAGTACTGCATCTGTCTAGATGTATTTCATCTTTCATATGCCCAAAGAAAGATTCCTGCGGTGCGTTATCCCAGCAATTTCCCCTTCGTGACATAGACTGCCTCAGCTCTTTGTCTTTCAGCAACTGACGGAAAGAAATGCTGGTATAATGACAGCCTTGATCTGAATGAAGAATAGCATCCATTTGAAGGCTGTCTCCATGTTTATCAATTAAGTTATTAATAGTTTCTAACACAAAATCAACTTCAAGAGACTCGCTTACTACATATGACAGAACCTGTTTTGTATACGCATCTTTAATGACAGAAAGATAAGCTTTACAGCCATGGTTATAAAATAAATATGTGATATCTGTAAGAAGTATTTTCCCTGCACCATGTTCTACAAATTCACGTTTTACAAGGTTATCAGATATGGCATCTGTCTTAAGAGCTTTCGCCATTCTACGGTACGGATTGGCCTTCCTAATTGGACAAAAGAGATTGTATTTCTTCATTAGACGGCTAATCTTTTTCTGATTCATTCGCACGCCCATATGTAGCAGCCGCATATATATTCCACGTCTACCCTTATCATATCCACGATACTTATAGGCTTCTAATATTAGTGTAAAATCAGCTCTATCCTGTTCTTCCTTATTACATCGTTGCCCAAATGAATGAAGCCAGTTATAGTATCCGCTTCGCGACACGCGAGCCATTTTACATAGCCAACTTATATTTAATTCATTATTATCACGCTGAGTCATTTCTTGGATGAGTTTGAATTTTTCTTCTGGCGTTGATTCTGTTTGTTCTTCCATTCGGCTTGTTTGTCTAGAAATTCGATTTTTTTTAAAAATTCATTTTCTTGTTTTAAATATTTAATTTGATGTTCGAGTCTGGCAATTCGTTCAGCATCAGTTAAATCCTTTGCAACTGGACGACCTAAGTTACATTTTCTTATATCTTCAAAGCCATCTGAGCGAAATTCACATCTCTTCACCATTGCAACAAGAGCATCCTTACGTTTTTTACCTAAGAACTTATGATTAATTCCACATTCAGTCAATATTTGAGATGGTATTTTTCCGGCACGGTATTCTTTTGCAAACAGTTCTTTAAATTCAGTTGTATAAGCTATTGATTTATTACTAACTTTTTCGATATATGGATTATTTCGCAATTCTTCTTGTTGTTCTTCTGTAAAATGATTGACGCCCATAAACATCCCTCCAATTATACTGAAATTAATTGTAACAAAAAAAGACCCTGTAAAATAGAGTCAGTAAGAAATTTAGCTTTATAAGCCTTTTTTCTAACTGTCCATTCTATAGGATCCATTTTATTCAAAGCAGCCTTTTATGTTAAGTGGAATTATTCATAATGTATCTTTAGCTATATTATTGTTACAGAATTGAAAGGTAAATGTAAGGTTTATCAATATAAGAACAATTAAACTTAGGTTATTATATAAGTGATATGACAGTAATGGATTTGTATTAGCTTTTGTTTAAGGAAAAATTAATGTTTTGTTAAGGGTTATATTAAAGTATTAATGATATACTGATGAATATTAGGTTAATAAAGTTACATAAATTCGATATAGTGGACGTTTATAACAACAGTGTAAGTTTTAGTGGGACTTAAAGAGTAACATATATAATAATGTTAGTTAATTACTATTACATGGATAAAAAGGCTGTTAAGAATAGGGGGAAGTTTTAAAAATGCCGAAATTAGATATGAAAAAGTTAAAACCTAAGGGCATAAGTCTTAAGGGGATGAAACTAAAAAAGAAGCCAAGCAAAAAAATAATATTAATATGTACAATATTTATAATAGTTGGAGCTATTATAATAGGAAAGTTTATTATGCCTAAGTCAGCTCCGCAAGTAAAGTGTACAGTTCTTTCTAAGGGGAAGATTGTAAATAGTGTTAATGTTTTGGGAGAAATAAAAAGTAAAGAATCGACTAATATATACAGTACCTTAAACAATCCAGTCCAAGAGGTGAAAGTAAAAGAGGGAGATAAGGTTAAAGTAGGAGATGTTCTAGCGGTACTAGATTCAAATGGGTTAGAAAAAGATATTGAACAGGCTACAGCTACAGCAGATGCAACTGAAGCTAATGCTAAAACACAGCTTGATTCAGCTCAAAAGGAATATAATGATGAATTGAATTTATATAATAACAACTCAAATGCAGATATTAAAAATGCAGAAGAAACACTAAGTTTAGCACAAATTACTCTTGATGATAAAGAGAAAATATATGAGAAGAATAAAGCCTTATTTAACGCTCAAGCAATTTCTGAGAGCGACTTAAATAAGATTAAGATAGATTATGACACTGCTAAATCAGATTATGAGAAAGCAAAAACAGCTCTTGAAAATGCTAAGGTTAAAGTTGACCAAGCTATTAATAAAGCTAAAAGTGACTATGAAACAGCACAAACAAACTATAATAATAAAAGCCAGAGAATTGCGATTGAGAAGCAAAAACAGCAGCTAGATGATTGCACTATTAAGGCGACAAGTGATGGGATAATTACAAATGTAAATGCTGTTGTTGGAAATCCAGGAAATGGAGTTTTATTTCAGATCGAAAATTTAGATAATATAGAGATAACTGTACCAATTAAGGAAGTCGATATAGCCAATGTTAAAGTTGGACAGAGATCAGAGATAAAAACAGATGCAACAGGAGATGAAACTTTTGCAGGAGAAGTAGAAAGTGTTAGTCCAGCGGCTAAAAAAGGAGGGGGATCTGCACCTCAAGTACAATCTGAAAATTCACAAAGTCAGTCTCAAGGAGCAAGCTCAGATGCAGATTTTGAGGCAAAAATTAAAGTAGATAATACAAATGAGAATATGAAGGTAGGAATGAGCGCAAGAATAAATATTATTACAAATGAAAAATCTGATATTTATACAGTTGCATCTAATAGCATAGTTGAAAGTGGAGATACGAAAAGTATATATGTTGCAGAAAAAAGTAGTGAAAAACCAAATGAATATATAATTAAAGAGTTACCAGTAGATACAGGACTTGAATCTGATTTCAGTGTAGAAATATCAGGTGAAGGAATATCAGATGGAATTATCATAATTGATGACCCTTCAACTCATAAAGTTGGAGAAAAAATTCGAATAAGTGGAAGGTGAGTTTTTTGAATGATAATATAATAGAAATGAGAAACATCGTAAAAAGCTTTTATATTGGAACTCCCAATCAATTAGATATTCTCAAAAATATAGATATAACAATAAAAGAGGGCGAATTTGTATCAATAGTTGGCGCGTCAGGATCGGGAAAAAGTACTTTAATGAATATTATAGGGGCACTTGATAGGCCAACGTCTGGAACATATATTTTAAGTGGAACAAATGTTGGTGAAAAAACAGATAATGGATTATCAGAAGTTAGAAATAAGAAGATAGGATTTGTGTTTCAAACTT encodes the following:
- a CDS encoding methyl-accepting chemotaxis protein — its product is MEEKGILLKRRNMHSLKSKVLLSYVIVLSFMFSIATICLYQMKNIINELGVTQNIINNAAVQTVTKQNMRASIVEMQNSINKFTNIAGIISIIGVVVTIILSIGIMRGILKPLKDLSKLSHSLKEGDLTAKIEGNYDREIGDVIESLNGAINVNRDMVGDIHSYSRLLTESSEKLDKIVSNINQRIVEVNSSTKSISSEVEQLSEISQNVNKSTFDIKTVVSGLNQIAIKDSKSAEVIRCKAVKVKEKGERAAQKAREICEEKIYTITNAIDQGKVVRDIKIMADVIASVSEQTNLLALNASIEAARAGNQGKGFAVVADEIMKLAEQSKETVNEIKDVINEVQEAFNNLSNYSKDLLTFLENDVYSDYDLLIQTATSYESDSELITKMAEEVKNTSVTIQKIIMEITRGINVVSVNSMEAANKSQDIQKNVNGVTNQVQVIVNAIREQMKIAEELKSVINIYKI
- a CDS encoding CapA family protein, which produces MNDKNSRISHGETYIRDKKKNNYLKYITFILVTILVLTSSLIYLKYREGLSDKKNTANDKVNGETDKSIDDDKYKTNQLKEPIKKTIVISFAGDFTLGTDTKFPYDGSLTAAFIGSGKNYSYFMQNVSSIFSKDDYTLVNLETTFTDSKDKAHKDGEVFYNFKGPKEYVNILTNGSIEGVTIANNHIYDYGKQGINDTINTLKEKNIDICGEGYKILKDIQGIKFGFLGYTGWEYSNNLKSKIISDISELRKQGAEVVIPYFHWGVERKYEPDDVQKSLARFSIDNGANAVIGSHPHVIESMENYKGRFIAYSMGNFCFGGNSNPSDKRTFILQIKVNIEDDKLSGLEYKVIPAMISSRNDKNDYIPTLAGGESKTSILRKLNELSPTLNGNIKDEFFQIK
- a CDS encoding IS3 family transposase, which translates into the protein MTQRDNNELNISWLCKMARVSRSGYYNWLHSFGQRCNKEEQDRADFTLILEAYKYRGYDKGRRGIYMRLLHMGVRMNQKKISRLMKKYNLFCPIRKANPYRRMAKALKTDAISDNLVKREFVEHGAGKILLTDITYLFYNHGCKAYLSVIKDAYTKQVLSYVVSESLEVDFVLETINNLIDKHGDSLQMDAILHSDQGCHYTSISFRQLLKDKELRQSMSRRGNCWDNAPQESFFGHMKDEIHLDRCSTYDELCNEIDNYMDYYNNERYQWKLAKLAPNQYAEYIITGKHPLNDEQTGLP
- a CDS encoding HTH domain-containing protein is translated as MGVNHFTEEQQEELRNNPYIEKVSNKSIAYTTEFKELFAKEYRAGKIPSQILTECGINHKFLGKKRKDALVAMVKRCEFRSDGFEDIRKCNLGRPVAKDLTDAERIARLEHQIKYLKQENEFLKKIEFLDKQAEWKNKQNQRQKKNSNSSKK
- a CDS encoding HlyD family secretion protein, with product MPKLDMKKLKPKGISLKGMKLKKKPSKKIILICTIFIIVGAIIIGKFIMPKSAPQVKCTVLSKGKIVNSVNVLGEIKSKESTNIYSTLNNPVQEVKVKEGDKVKVGDVLAVLDSNGLEKDIEQATATADATEANAKTQLDSAQKEYNDELNLYNNNSNADIKNAEETLSLAQITLDDKEKIYEKNKALFNAQAISESDLNKIKIDYDTAKSDYEKAKTALENAKVKVDQAINKAKSDYETAQTNYNNKSQRIAIEKQKQQLDDCTIKATSDGIITNVNAVVGNPGNGVLFQIENLDNIEITVPIKEVDIANVKVGQRSEIKTDATGDETFAGEVESVSPAAKKGGGSAPQVQSENSQSQSQGASSDADFEAKIKVDNTNENMKVGMSARINIITNEKSDIYTVASNSIVESGDTKSIYVAEKSSEKPNEYIIKELPVDTGLESDFSVEISGEGISDGIIIIDDPSTHKVGEKIRISGR